A stretch of Leucobacter aridicollis DNA encodes these proteins:
- a CDS encoding ABC transporter ATP-binding protein, producing MAANPTATPSPVRLEGVTKSYGATTVLHGVDLALDPGELVCLLGPSGCGKTTALRCIAGLEQVSGGRIMLGDDDVTNVPVSRRDIGMVFQQYSLFPHLSVARNVEFGLRMRRVDRAERTRRVGELLEIVGLDHLAERFPHELSGGQQQRVALARALVTRPRALLLDEPLSALDAKVRVRLREQIRAIQTELGISTVFVTHDQEEALAISDRVAVMESGRIAQLGTPEELYRRPASPFVADFVGLSNRVTGVLDLHPDGAVVRVQGAVIPVLGQVGMGAGVGAEVGAGVGATVTAYVRPEHVRLAATQPGAGAAGGAGSAGAGAGAGGTVVSSGFLGSIRRTVVELHDGTTIAAQHGADTAYAAGDPVSVSFAPEPVAIA from the coding sequence GTGGCCGCTAACCCCACCGCTACCCCGTCACCAGTCCGGCTCGAGGGCGTGACGAAGTCCTACGGCGCGACCACCGTGCTGCACGGCGTCGACCTCGCGCTCGACCCAGGAGAGCTCGTCTGCCTGCTCGGCCCCTCGGGCTGCGGGAAGACGACGGCGCTGCGCTGCATCGCCGGGCTCGAGCAGGTCTCGGGCGGCCGGATCATGCTCGGCGACGACGACGTGACCAACGTCCCCGTCAGCCGTCGCGACATCGGCATGGTGTTTCAGCAGTACTCTCTGTTCCCGCACCTCTCGGTCGCGCGAAACGTCGAGTTCGGCCTGCGCATGCGACGCGTCGACCGGGCAGAACGCACGCGGCGCGTCGGGGAACTCCTCGAGATCGTGGGCCTCGACCATCTTGCCGAGCGGTTCCCGCACGAGCTGTCCGGTGGCCAGCAGCAGCGGGTCGCGCTCGCTCGGGCGCTCGTGACCCGGCCGCGCGCGCTGCTGCTCGACGAGCCGCTCTCGGCGCTCGACGCGAAGGTTCGTGTTCGGCTGCGCGAGCAGATCCGGGCGATCCAGACCGAACTCGGCATCAGCACCGTGTTCGTCACGCACGATCAGGAGGAGGCGCTCGCGATCTCCGACAGGGTCGCGGTGATGGAATCGGGCAGGATCGCGCAGCTCGGCACCCCAGAGGAGCTCTACCGGCGGCCAGCGTCTCCGTTCGTCGCCGACTTCGTTGGCCTATCGAACCGGGTGACGGGTGTGCTTGACCTGCACCCTGACGGCGCGGTCGTGCGCGTGCAGGGCGCGGTGATCCCTGTGCTCGGGCAGGTGGGTATGGGCGCCGGGGTGGGCGCCGAGGTGGGCGCCGGGGTGGGCGCCACCGTGACCGCGTATGTCCGGCCGGAGCACGTGCGGCTGGCGGCCACGCAGCCGGGGGCGGGCGCCGCTGGCGGTGCCGGTAGTGCCGGTGCTGGTGCTGGTGCTGGTGGCACAGTCGTCTCGAGCGGGTTTCTCGGGTCGATCAGGCGCACTGTTGTCGAGCTCCACGATGGCACGACGATCGCGGCGCAGCACGGGGCGGACACCGCGTACGCCGCGGGTGATCCCGTCTCGGTCTCGTTCGCCCCCGAGCCGGTCGCTATCGCGTAA
- a CDS encoding ABC transporter permease — protein sequence MRNFLAALGLLPFGAYVLLFLLVPTLVAVGSGFVTDGHFSLGNLPVLFAPETLSAFWASIWLSAITAVVGAAIGAILCWALAALPEQGPLRRVVDSASSVLAQFGGVMLAFAFIATIGSQGLITVLLRERLGTDIYADGVWLYELPGLVLPYLYFQVPLMVITFLPAVLALRQGWAEAVATLGGRGGSYWVRVGIPILTPAFLGSLLLLFANAFSSYATAAALISQGSQIVPLKIRAALIGETGASLASNAGVLALGMIAVMTIVMFGYGRLMARTARWQG from the coding sequence ATGCGCAACTTCCTCGCGGCGCTCGGGCTCCTCCCGTTCGGCGCCTACGTTCTGCTGTTCCTCCTCGTCCCGACGCTCGTCGCCGTCGGATCGGGGTTCGTGACAGACGGCCACTTCTCACTCGGCAACCTGCCCGTCCTCTTCGCGCCCGAGACGCTGTCAGCCTTCTGGGCGAGCATCTGGCTGAGCGCGATCACCGCGGTCGTCGGCGCCGCCATCGGCGCGATCCTGTGCTGGGCGCTCGCGGCACTGCCCGAACAGGGCCCGCTCCGGCGCGTCGTCGACTCGGCAAGCTCCGTGCTCGCACAGTTTGGTGGCGTGATGCTCGCCTTCGCGTTTATCGCGACGATCGGCAGCCAGGGCCTCATCACCGTGCTCCTGCGAGAGCGGCTCGGCACCGACATCTACGCCGACGGCGTCTGGCTGTACGAGCTGCCGGGCCTCGTGCTCCCCTACCTCTACTTCCAGGTGCCGCTCATGGTCATCACCTTCCTCCCGGCGGTGCTCGCGCTCCGGCAGGGCTGGGCCGAGGCCGTCGCGACGCTCGGCGGTCGCGGTGGCAGCTACTGGGTGCGGGTCGGGATCCCGATCCTCACCCCCGCGTTCCTCGGCTCGCTGCTGCTCCTCTTCGCCAACGCGTTCTCGTCGTACGCGACGGCCGCGGCCCTCATCAGCCAGGGCTCGCAGATCGTGCCGCTGAAGATTCGCGCCGCGCTCATCGGCGAGACGGGCGCTTCGCTCGCATCGAACGCGGGCGTGCTTGCGCTCGGCATGATCGCCGTCATGACCATCGTGATGTTCGGGTACGGCCGCCTCATGGCCCGCACGGCGAGGTGGCAAGGGTGA
- a CDS encoding ABC transporter permease, with the protein MSAGIPGRPSPAVARLVVAAIGLVFLVPLVAMLEFTLRNTAGGHDLSHWAALFDPDKARGYRVLAQGIQNSLLLAVISLGIVLVLFFPTIVLVHLRFPRLQRALDLLTVLPIAIPAIVLVVGFAPIYRVIGQAVGSGVWTLALAYGVLVLPFAYRAIASDLTGMDARVRAEAARSLGAGWTTVLVRVIAPGVRRGLLAASLITIAIVLGEFTVSSLLNRVTLQTALLQISKSDPFVAVAVALISLVGAFVLLLIVSATGGPPRRRRTRALPAPTPAHAAPRAPHPKESGRGR; encoded by the coding sequence GTGAGCGCGGGCATCCCCGGGCGTCCATCGCCCGCCGTCGCACGGCTGGTCGTCGCCGCCATCGGTCTCGTGTTTCTCGTCCCGCTCGTCGCGATGCTCGAGTTCACCCTGCGCAACACGGCCGGTGGGCATGACCTCTCCCACTGGGCGGCCCTGTTCGACCCCGACAAGGCGCGCGGCTACCGCGTGCTCGCGCAGGGGATCCAGAACTCGCTGCTGCTCGCCGTGATCTCGCTCGGGATCGTACTCGTGCTGTTCTTCCCGACCATCGTCCTCGTGCACCTGCGGTTCCCGCGCCTGCAGCGGGCGCTCGACCTCCTCACGGTGCTGCCGATCGCGATCCCCGCCATTGTGCTCGTCGTGGGCTTCGCGCCGATCTACCGGGTGATCGGCCAGGCCGTCGGCTCGGGGGTGTGGACGCTCGCCCTCGCCTACGGCGTGCTCGTGCTGCCGTTCGCGTACCGGGCGATCGCCTCCGACCTCACCGGGATGGACGCACGGGTCCGCGCCGAGGCAGCGCGCTCCCTCGGCGCCGGCTGGACGACCGTGCTCGTGCGCGTCATCGCCCCCGGAGTGCGGCGCGGGCTCCTCGCCGCCTCGCTCATCACAATCGCCATCGTGCTCGGCGAGTTCACCGTGTCGTCGCTGCTCAACCGGGTCACCCTGCAGACCGCGCTCCTGCAGATCTCAAAGTCAGATCCCTTCGTCGCGGTGGCGGTCGCACTCATCTCGCTCGTCGGCGCATTCGTGCTGCTGCTCATCGTGAGCGCGACGGGCGGCCCGCCCCGGCGGCGGCGCACGCGCGCCCTCCCCGCTCCCACCCCCGCGCACGCCGCACCGCGCGCGCCCCACCCCAAGGAGTCCGGCCGTGGCCGCTAA